Sequence from the Nocardioides exalbidus genome:
CACCGGGGTGTCCCGCGACGGCGGTCTCACCGACCAGCGCATCGGCCAGGCGGTGTCCGACGACCTCGTGAGCTGGACCCGGCTCTCCGGGGCGCCGGTGGTGCCGGTGCGCCCCGACCTCTACCAGACCGACCCGGTCGACCCGACCGCCAGCGAGACCTGGCGCGACCCGTTCGTGCTGCGCGACGAGGACGGCTGGCACCTGCTCGTGACCGCCCGGGCCGTCGGGGCCGGCCGCCACGACGACGGCGTGCTGGCCCACGCGTGGAGCCGCGACCTCCTCCAGTGGGAGGTCCGCGAGCCGCTCTCGCGTCCCGGCGCCGGCTTCGGCCAGCTCGAGGTGGCGCAGGTCAGGGAGCTCGACGGCCGGTGGGTGCTCGTCTTCACGTGCCACCCCGCCGAGCAGACCGACGTACGACGTGCGCGCTGGGGCGAGTTCTGCACCTGGTCCGTCCCCGGGGAGTCGATGCTCGGGCCGTGGGACGTGGCGGCGGCGCGGCCGTTCACCGCCGTGCCCGACCTCTTCGCCGCCCCGCTCGTGCAGCGGCGCGACGGGTCGTGGTGCCTCATCGGCTTCCGCAACCGCGAGGAGGAGGGCGTCGACGGGATGGAGATCAGCGACCCCGTCCCGGTGGTGCTGGACGAGGACGGCTTCCTGGTGGCGCGGGGTGACTAGTGCGCGACGCCGTAGAGCCGGTCGCCGGCGTCGCCGAGGCCCGGGACGATGTAGCCCTTCTCGTTGAGCTTCTGGTCGAGGGCGGCGGTGACCACGGTGACCGGGACGTCGAGGCCGTCGAGGCCCTTCTCCAGGTTGGCGACGCCCTCGGGCGCGGCCAGCAGGCAGATCGCGGTGATGTCGTCGGCCCCGCGGTCGGTGAGGAACTTGATCGCCGCGGCGAGCGTGCCGCCGGTGGCGAGCATCGGGTCGAGGACGTAGCACTGGCGGCCCGAGAGGTCCTCGGGGAGGCGCTCGGCGTAGGTGGACGCCTCGAGCGTCTCCTCGTTGCGCACCATGCCGAGGAAGCCGACCTCGGCCGTGGGCAGCAGGCGCATCATCCCGTCGAGCATGCCGAGCCCGGCACGCAGGATCGGCACGACCATCGGCTTGGGCTGCGCGAGGTAGACGCCCGTCGTCGGGCCGACCGGGGTGGTGATCGGCTTGGGGTCGACGCGCACCTCGCGGGTCGCCTCGTAGGCCAGCAGGGTGACCAGCTCGTCGGTCAGCCGACGGAAGGTCGGTGAGTCGGTGTGCTCGTCCCGGAGGACGGTCAGCTTGTGGGAGACGAGGGGGTGGTTCACCACGTTGACGCGCATGGGGGCAACCCTAGGGCCTCGATGCCCGGATCAGGGTTGGCGGTGTTGCCGGTTTCTGCGACTCTGGACGGGTCGGGAGCCCCGTGGGAGGTCGGTCCATGTCCGAGCAGAGCGGTGAGGTCGACTTCGCGCTGGCCGCGTTCGTCGAGCACGGCAGCTGGCAGGTGCGCGACATCGCCTCCCCCGCCTTCGAGACGATCGACTCGCTGAGCCACGCGCTGCGCCACGTCTCCGGCGACTCCGGGGCGGTGGGCATGGTCGCCGTCGACGAGGACTTCTTCGTACTCGTGCGCGTCGACGGCACCTCGACGCGCGTGCTGCTCTCCGACGTGACCGCCGCCGACGAGTGGGAGCTCGCGCAGTCGGCCATCGACTTCCTCGGCCTGCCGCCACCCGAGGACGACGACGTCGAGGTCCCGGCGGGCGACCTCGACCTCCTCGGCGACCTCGGCCTCCACGCCGTCGAGATGGGTGCGCTCCTCGACGACGTCGAGCTCTACCCTGACGAGATGCTCTCCGACATCGCGCGCCGGCTCGGCTTCGGCAAGCTCTTCGACGACGCCGTCGGGCTGACCTCTGCATGACCCTCACCGCTCCCTGGGTCGGCCCGATGCGGCTGGCCCTGGCCGAGGCGCAGGCAGCGCTCGCGGGCGACGACGTACCGGTCGGGGCCGTCGTGCTCGACGAGTCCGGCACCGTCATCGGCACCGGGCGCAACACGCGTGAGTCCGACGGCGACCCCACCGGCCACGCCGAGGTCGTCGCGCTCCGCGCCGCCGCGGCCGCGCGCGGCGAGTGGCGGCTCACGGGCTGCACCCTCGTCGTCACCCTCGAGCCCTGCACGATGTGTGCCGGCGCGCTCGTCCTCGCGCGGGTCGACCGCCTCGTCTTCGGGGCGTACGACGACAAGCTGGGCGCCGTCGGCTCCCTCTGGGACGTCGTGCGCGACCGCCGCCTCAACCACCGCCCCGAGGTCGTCGCCGGGGTGCTGGCCGACGAGTCCACGGCCCTGCTCGACGGCTTCTTCGCCCGTCACCGCTGACGTCCCGCCAACCTCGTCGTTCTCCTGTCAGGGCGCCCCTGTCAGTCGTACGCTTCCGGCGCCGCGCCCGTGCCGCGGCACGATCGACACGGGGGAACGACACGACATGGCACTTCGACGACCGGCCCTCGCCGGCGCGCTCGCGCTGACCGCACTGCTCTCCTCGGGGTGTGGAGGCGTCGACGCCTCGACCGCGCCGACCACCGCGAGCGAGGTGGACTTCTGCATGACGTGGGTCAAGCAGGCGACCGACATCGCGAGCCTCATCACCGAGAAGGTGCAGGTCCAGGAGATCCCGACCGGCGAGGAGTTCGTGACCCTGATCGACGCCTGGTCCGCCGAGATGCTGGCGGTCGGCACCCCGGGCGACATGCCCGACGGGGCGCGGTCGTCGTTCGAGACCTATCTCGAGTACGAGTACGACGCCGACGAGCTGGACTTCGGGGAGTTCGAGAACCTGCGGAACGTCGAGGATCCCGGCGACGGCATGGACGACCTGTC
This genomic interval carries:
- a CDS encoding nucleoside deaminase, with translation MRLALAEAQAALAGDDVPVGAVVLDESGTVIGTGRNTRESDGDPTGHAEVVALRAAAAARGEWRLTGCTLVVTLEPCTMCAGALVLARVDRLVFGAYDDKLGAVGSLWDVVRDRRLNHRPEVVAGVLADESTALLDGFFARHR
- a CDS encoding tRNA adenosine deaminase-associated protein, translating into MSEQSGEVDFALAAFVEHGSWQVRDIASPAFETIDSLSHALRHVSGDSGAVGMVAVDEDFFVLVRVDGTSTRVLLSDVTAADEWELAQSAIDFLGLPPPEDDDVEVPAGDLDLLGDLGLHAVEMGALLDDVELYPDEMLSDIARRLGFGKLFDDAVGLTSA
- a CDS encoding glycosyl hydrolase; protein product: MLRLPRHWAWDSWVADDGDLYHLFFLKAERNDDMASRHTRAVVGHAASPDLTTWTELPDALGPGEDGAFDDLATWTGSVVQCDAGRWRMFYTGVSRDGGLTDQRIGQAVSDDLVSWTRLSGAPVVPVRPDLYQTDPVDPTASETWRDPFVLRDEDGWHLLVTARAVGAGRHDDGVLAHAWSRDLLQWEVREPLSRPGAGFGQLEVAQVRELDGRWVLVFTCHPAEQTDVRRARWGEFCTWSVPGESMLGPWDVAAARPFTAVPDLFAAPLVQRRDGSWCLIGFRNREEEGVDGMEISDPVPVVLDEDGFLVARGD
- the upp gene encoding uracil phosphoribosyltransferase, with the protein product MRVNVVNHPLVSHKLTVLRDEHTDSPTFRRLTDELVTLLAYEATREVRVDPKPITTPVGPTTGVYLAQPKPMVVPILRAGLGMLDGMMRLLPTAEVGFLGMVRNEETLEASTYAERLPEDLSGRQCYVLDPMLATGGTLAAAIKFLTDRGADDITAICLLAAPEGVANLEKGLDGLDVPVTVVTAALDQKLNEKGYIVPGLGDAGDRLYGVAH